Proteins encoded in a region of the Halictus rubicundus isolate RS-2024b unplaced genomic scaffold, iyHalRubi1_principal scaffold0246, whole genome shotgun sequence genome:
- the LOC143364072 gene encoding uncharacterized protein LOC143364072 yields the protein MDSLIAHQHILFGRIARTVDNLRKQGKANINKGTILAKLSCLDQAWAQFQDRDAQIIASTTEENRQVDYFTEDFFDQTQDVYCNQKGILSTMLEDVEQSQAPSTAGHPPTPGPRPRSSLPRITLPTFSGQFTDWTRFRDLFMSLVIDDEAWTDAERFHYLSASLTGEAAQLIQRIPVTAANFDQAWKLLEHRYQNRRLLVAAQFDALYNIKPCVNHSATELKGLLNSTCNATAVLNSLGVPVTDESHWIVHHTIRRLDRHTLKEWEKSLGNSVNLPAFSELLEFLETTTRTLEAFEFRQGTRTPAPSKPPPTKVKALHTATNAASRPRCNLCQGDHILCFCSAFRSLTPAARLQMVTSRRWCKNCLGPHTVGNCPSAKRCQRCAQPHHTMLHEASDGSSNASTVATLHTTKRLNSTSDSVPVLLATALVTATAGRRMVTARALIDPCSEVSLISEALAQTMRLPRTSCSRLVLGAGGKATATSRGKVRLTLTSTVPGLGRSCTVEALVLPRLTAYKPSGATHTPRWPHINGLPLADPRATSATPIELLLGADVYPQILLEGIRRGGQHAPVAQETIFGWILSGPTARGGSPSRIVSTHTTTTDDLAALVRRFWEQEEVPTTTRHWNAEEEACDEGFRQTHYRQSDGRYVVRLCFKDAVHGLGETHSVARRILLSTERRLQTSTTLRDHYHNFMREYLQLGHMQEVARELECPQAPHFYLPHHGVMKGTGASAKLRVVFNGSRPSSTGRSLNDLLSAGPKLQRNLMDILLRWRRHKFAFLTDVEKMYRQIQVHPDDRDYQRVLWRDNPDQRIQVFHLTTVTYGLTCAPFLAIRTLLQLADDEEEQFPRGAAILREATYVDDILSGADSEDEARQTQEELVGICRAGGFTLKKWSANSTALTSHLPDEDLALSSTLPWQPELGCSALGLKWHTQSDTLTFSFQGPPTSPLPTLSKRYVLSQVAKLFDPLGWLAPATIRGKIFLQQLWQHRLDWDEQLPSTAAETWRKLSADAANLTSLRLPRWLGTEPATTTQQLHVFVDASERAYAAAAYIRTSNPHRTQVTLVAAKTKTAPLQSLSLPRLELCAAVLGARLLSHLRREMGLQFDTSHLWSDSTVTLAWLHGEPTRWRTFVANRVAEFHRTVPDVRLHHVGSQDNPADCASRGIPASQLASHPLWWHGPAWLTEHPTTWDTTSPTLDTTEEERAPTTTSFHTRIADTEHESLLHRYSSLTRLLRVTAWCLRWTRRRPAPSPGDVFPILHPEEVSQAEALWIKIVQGSTFERELSALNNGQPLRPSSALRATTPFLDNQGILRVGGRLKNSLLSYDEQHPIILPSGTKLTEMIVEQHHRRTLHGGVQLTLASVRQRFWIPQGRQNVKKCVSRCIRCLRWRAATASQLMGDLPLHRVTPSRPFTHTGVDYAGPFKLKTAPGRGHKSIKGYVAIFVCYSSRAVHLEAVSDYTTAAFLAAFRRFTGRRGPCASVTSDCGTNFVGADQELRRMFRASSKEAAAIAGQLSKEGVRWKFIPPGAPHFGGLWEAAVRSVKHHLRRVVGDTAHTYEELATFLCQVEACLNSRPLQALTDDPEDLTPLTPGHFLVGGPLLATPEPTLHDVPTSRLSRWQQLQQRVEHFWRRWSAEYLHQIQTRRKWTTTQPSLGVGDLVLVKSEATPPTTWPLARITDVHPGADGHVRVITVRTATTSFTRPVTKIVRLLQTGENQA from the coding sequence ATGGACTCGCTTATCGCCCATCAACACATTCTGTTCGGGCGCATCGCACGAACCGTGGACAATCTCCGGAAGCAGGGCAAAGCGAATATCAACAAGGGGACGATTTTGGCCAAACTGTCTTGTTTGGACCAGGCCTGGGCGCAGTTTCAAGACCGCGACGCTCAAATCATCGCCTCCACTACTGAGGAGAACCGTCAGGTGGACTACTTCACCGAGGACTTCTTCGACCAAACGCAGGATGTGTACTGCAATCAGAAGGGAATTCTGTCCACGATGCTCGAAGACGTCGAGCAGAGTCAGGCACCCTCAACTGCAGGACATCCACCCACGCCAGGGCCCAGACCTCGATCGTCACTGCCACGGATCACACTGCCCACGTTCTCCGGTCAATTTACTGACTGGACGCGATTCCGGGACCTCTTCATGTCCTTGGTCATCGACGACGAGGCCTGGACGGATGCAGAACGCTTCCACTACCTGTCGGCGAGCCTCACCGGGGAAGCAGCGCAGCTGATTCAACGGATTCCCGTCACTGCCGCCAACTTTGACCAGGCCTGGAAACTGCTAGAGCACCGCTACCAGAATCGACGACTTCTGGTTGCCGCGCAGTTCGACGCATTGTACAACATCAAGCCATGTGTCAATCACAGTGCAACGGAGCTCAAGGGCCTCTTGAACTCCACGTGCAACGCGACGGCGGTCCTGAACAGCCTCGGGGTACCAGTCACCGACGAATCCCACTGGATCGTCCACCATACCATCCGTCGACTGGACAGACACACCTTGAAGGAGTGGGAAAAGTCCCTGGGAAACAGCGTGAATCTCCCCGCCTTCTCGGAACTCCTCGAATTTCTCGAGACGACGACGAGAACTCTCGAGGCTTTCGAGTTCCGTCAGGGGACTCGCACTCCCGCACCATCAAAACCGCCGCCCACGAAGGTCAAGGCGCTACACACCGCCACGAACGCCGCATCGAGGCCTCGGTGCAACCTGTGCCAAGGAGACCACATTTTGTGTTTCTGCAGCGCGTTCCGATCCTTGACCCCTGCAGCCCGTCTCCAAATGGTCACGAGTCGCCGCTGGTGTAAAAACTGCCTCGGTCCGCACACCGTCGGGAACTGTCCGTCGGCAAAGCGGTGCCAACGGTGTGCCCAACCACACCACACGATGCTGCACGAGGCGTCCGACGGATCCAGCAACGCATCGACGGTCGCAACGCTGCACACCACGAAGAGGCTCAACTCCACCTCGGACTCAGTTCCTGTCTTGCTCGCCACCGCCCTGGTCACAGCGACTGCAGGACGCCGGATGGTCACAGCTCGCGCACTGATTGACCCCTGCTCTGAGGTGTCGCTCATCAGCGAAGCACTGGCCCAGACGATGCGACTTCCTCGGACGTCGTGTTCGCGCCTGGTCCTCGGCGCCGGAGGAAAGGCCACAGCAACCTCCCGAGGAAAGGTCAGACTGACCCTGACGTCAACCGTTCCCGGACTCGGACGGTCATGCACGGTGGAGGCACTGGTGCTGCCCAGGCTGACGGCCTACAAGCCCTCTGGTGCCACCCACACTCCGCGCTGGCCCCACATCAACGGCCTGCCGCTCGCAGACCCCAGGGCAACCTCGGCGACACCGATCGAGCTCCTGCTCGGAGCGGATGTGTATCCCCAGATTCTTCTGGAAGGGATACGTCGCGGTGGACAACACGCTCCAGTCGCTCAAGAAACCATCTTCGGGTGGATTCTTTCAGGGCCGACTGCGAGAGGAGGATCACCCTCCCGAATCGTCTCCACTCACACGACCACCACGGACGATCTGGCCGCTCTGGTGCGTCGCTTCTGGGAACAGGAGGAAGTTCCAACGACCACCAGGCACTGGAACGCAGAAGAAGAGGCCTGCGACGAGGGGTTTCGTCAGACCCACTACCGGCAGTCGGACGGACGGTACGTGGTTCGCCTCTGCTTCAAGGACGCAGTCCACGGATTAGGGGAGACGCACAGCGTTGCCCGACGCATCCTGCTGTCCACCGAACGACGCCTCCAGACCAGTACGACCCTCCGTGACCACTATCACAACTTCATGAGAGAGTACCTGCAGCTCGGCCACATGCAGGAGGTCGCCAGGGAACTCGAGTGTCCCCAAGCGCCGCACTTTTACCTGCCTCATCACGGAGTAATGAAGGGCACGGGCGCCTCCGCAAAATTGAGGGTGGTCTTCAACGGGTCCCGACCATCTTCGACCGGCCGCTCGTTGAATGACCTCCTCTCCGCTGGTCCCAAGTTACAGCGCAACCTCATGGACATCTTACTGAGGTGGAGGCGACACAAGTTCGCTTTCCTTACGGACGTGGAAAAGATGTACCGCCAAATCCAGGTGCATCCCGACGACCGGGACTACCAGCGAGTGCTCTGGAGGGACAACCCGGACCAGAGGATCCAGGTGTTCCACCTCACCACCGTCACATACGGACTGACCTGCGCCCCTTTTCTGGCCATCCGCACCCTGCTGCAGCTTGCGGACGACGAAGAGGAGCAATTCCCACGAGGTGCCGCCATCCTGAGGGAAGCCACCTACGTGGACGACATCCTGTCCGGAGCCGATAGCGAGGACGAGGCCCGACAAACCCAGGAGGAACTCGTCGGAATCTGCAGGGCGGGCGGCTTCACGCTAAAAAAGTGGAGCGCCAACAGCACCGCCCTGACCTCGCACCTGCCCGACGAGGACCTTGCCCTGTCCTCCACGTTACCTTGGCAGCCAGAGCTGGGATGCAGTGCCTTGGGGCTGAAGTGGCACACACAGTCTGACACTCTGACCTTCAGTTTCCAGGGCCCTCCGACGTCTCCACTTCCGACACTATCGAAGCGGTATGTGTTGTCCCAGGTGGCAAAATTGTTCGACCCCCTCGGATGGCTGGCACCCGCGACCATCCGAGGGAAAATATTCCTTCAGCAGCTGTGGCAGCACCGCCTCGACTGGGACGAGCAGCTTCCATCGACCGCAGCTGAAACGTGGAGGAAACTTTCCGCCGACGCGGCCAACCTAACGTCGCTGAGGCTCCCACGATGGCTGGGCACGGAGCCAGCTACGACCACTCAGCAACTCCACGTCTTCGTGGACGCCTCCGAACGAGCCTACGCTGCAGCCGCCTACATCCGGACCAGCAACCCACACCGGACACAGGTCACTCTGGTTGCAGCAAAAACAAAGACAGCGCCGCTCCAGAGCCTGTCTCTCCCACGGCTCGAGCTGTGCGCTGCAGTACTGGGGGCCCGACTGCTATCCCACCTACGCCGCGAGATGGGACTGCAGTTCGACACGAGTCACCTCTGGTCAGACTCCACCGTCACCCTCGCATGGCTACACGGTGAACCGACGCGGTGGCGTACTTTTGTCGCCAACAGGGTGGCTGAATTCCACCGAACTGTACCGGACGTCCGCCTACACCACGTCGGCAGCCAGGACAACCCTGCCGACTGTGCCTCGCGAGGCATTCCCGCCAGCCAGCTCGCGAGTCACCCCCTATGGTGGCACGGACCCGCGTGGCTCACCGAACATCCCACGACGTGGGACACGACCTCGCCCACGCTCGACACCACCGAGGAGGAGCGGGCCCCGACGACGACCAGCTTCCACACCCGGATAGCCGACACGGAGCACGAGTCCCTGCTGCATCGTTACTCATCGCTGACCCGACTTTTGAGGGTCACTGCCTGGTGTCTGCGTTGGACGAGACGTCGACCAGCTCCGTCACCAGGAGACGTCTTCCCGATCCTGCATCCAGAGGAGGTGAGCCAAGCGGAGGCGCTCTGGATCAAGATTGTGCAGGGATCGACCTTCGAACGAGAGCTCTCTGCTCTCAACAATGGACAACCCCTTCGACCGTCCAGTGCCCTCCGAGCGACGACCCCGTTCCTCGACAACCAGGGCATTCTACGGGTGGGAGGGAGATTAAAAAACTCCCTGCTCTCCTATGACGAGCAGCACCCCATCATTCTGCCATCAGGAACAAAGTTGACCGAGATGATCGTCGAGCAGCACCACCGACGGACACTGCATGGGGGTGTGCAGTTGACCCTGGCATCCGTCCGCCAACGATTTTGGATACCACAAGGACGCCAAAACGTGAAGAAATGCGTCTCCCGCTGCATCAGATGTCTCCGATGGCGGGCGGCAACCGCCAGCCAATTAATGGGCGACCTACCACTCCACCGGGTCACGCCATCGCGCCCATTCACCCACACAGGCGTGGATTACGCCGGCCCGTTCAAATTAAAAACGGCGCCAGGACGTGGCCACAAATCTATCAAGGGGTATGTGGCCATTTTCGTTTGTTACAGCTCCCGGGCAGTCCATCTCGAAGCTGTGTCGGACTACACCACGGCCGCCTTTCTCGCAGCATTCCGGCGATTCACTGGCCGACGGGGACCATGCGCCTCTGTAACGAGCGACTGCGGCACAAATTTCGTGGGGGCTGACCAGGAACTGCGCCGCATGTTCCGGGCATCGTCCAAGGAAGCAGCTGCCATCGCCGGACAGCTGTCCAAGGAGGGAGTGCGGTGGAAATTCATTCCACCTGGAGCACCTCACTTCGGCGGGCTATGGGAGGCAGCCGTCCGCTCCGTGAAGCACCatctccgtcgcgtcgtcggcgaCACCGCTCACACGTACGAGGAGCTGGCGACGTTCCTCTGCCAGGTGGAGGCGTGCCTGAATTCGCGTCCACTCCAGGCACTGACGGACGACCCAGAGGACCTGACCCCCCTGACGCCGGGACACTTCCTCGTCGGAGGCCCCCTCCTGGCCACCCCGGAGCCCACGCTGCACGACGTCCCTACCTCGCGGCTCTCCCGGTGGCAACAACTCCAACAGCGGGTGGAACATTTTTGGCGACGTTGGTCCGCAGAATACCTGCACCAAATTCAAACGCGAAGGAAGTGGACAACCACCCAGCCATCCCTGGGCGTCGGGGACCTCGTGCTGGTGAAGTCCGAAGCCACCCCCCCCACGACGTGGCCGCTCGCACGCATCACCGACGTCCACCCTGGAGCCGACGGCCATGTCCGGGTCATCACCGTTAGAACAGCCACCACTTCGTTCACCCGGCCGGTAACAAAAATAGTCCGACTTCTCCAGACCGGAGAGAACCAGGCATAA